GAACAACTGTCCTTCCGTAATATAACCCGTATTATCAGGCACAGCGTGCGTGATATCGCCACCGGACAATGTTGTCACCGCAATAATCGTAATAGAACCACCGGAAGGGAACTGTACCGCCTTTTCGTAAATCTTCGCCAAGTCCGAATAGAGCGAACCCGGCATAGAGTCTTTAGACGGAATCTGGTCCATACGGTTAGATACGATTGCCAACGCATCAGCGTAGCTGGTCATATCAGTTAGCAGTACCAGTACTTTCTCATTATTGTTTACAGCGAAATATTCAGCCGCGGTCAATGCCATATCCGGAATCAACAAACGTTCTACCGGAGGATTTTCCGTTGTATTCATGAAACTCACAATACGGTCGAGAGCACCGGCATTAGAGAATACGTTCTTAAAGTACAGGTAGTCATCGTTAGTCATCCCCATACCGCCCAGAATAATCTTATCTGTTTCAGCACGCAATGCCACGTTTGCCATCACCTGATTAAAAGGCTGGTCAGGGTCGGCAAAGAACGGAATCTTCTGGCCGGATACCAGTGTATTATTCAAGTCGATGCCGGCAATACCCGTTGCAATCAGCTCCGACGGTTGTTTACGACGCACCGGATTCACTGACGGACCACCGATTTCCACTTCCTGTCCTTCAATTTCCGGACCTCCGTCAATCGGATCACCGAAAGCATTGAAGAAACGTCCTGCCAACTGCTCACTCACCTTCAACGTAGGCGATTTGCCGAGGAACACTACTTCAGCGTTGGTAGGAATACCTTCCGTACCTTCAAATACCTGCAGAGTGACATCGTCACCGGCAATCTTAACCACCTGTGCCAGTTTACCGTTCACAGTGGCAAGCTCGTCATACCCTACTCCTGTCGCTTTCAGCGAACAAGTAGCCTTGGTAATCTGAGTAATCTTGGTATATATCTTTTGAAAAGCTTTTGTTGCCATCTATATATTTACGATTTAGCTATTTACAATTTACTATTTAACGCTTCTTTCGGCAATCAGTTCTTTTAATTGCTGCTGGAACCCTTCGTACTGCTCTGATTTGAACTTCGAGTAGTTCATCTGCTTACAGACATTGATCATTTTCTTGAAGTAATCCATTACTTCATTGAAGTTTTCAAATTCAAATTCTGTATGACAGATATCTATGATCATATTCAGGATAGCTTCCTGACGTTCCATCGGAGTTACCGAGTCCACCTCATCAAAGGCATCCTGCTGCAGGATTACGAAGTCGATCAGTTCAGATTTCCAGAAGATAACATGGTATTCTACAGGTACACCGTCATCACCCAGAATGTTGATTTGTTCGGCAATTTCTTTACCACGCTGCAAACGGGTTTTAAGCTCATTCACTTTACCGATCCATTCATCATTGATATGATCTTTGATATATTCTTCAAATTCCGGATATTCGATATATTTGGAATATGAGTCAATCGGATTCACAGCCGGATAACGTTTCTTGTCGGCACGGTCCTGTTCCAGTGCGTAGAAACAACGGGCTACCTTCTTTGTGTTTTCCGTTACAGGCTCCTTCAAGTTACCTCCGGCAGGTGACACCGTACCGATAAAAGTAATTGAGCCGGTCTCGTCGTTATTCAGTTTTACATAACCTGCACGGCCATAGAAGTTAGAAATAATAGCAGAAATATCCATTGGGAACGCATCCGGTCCGGGCAATTCTTCCATACGGTTGGACATTTCACGCAATGCCTGTGCCCAACGGGAAGTAGAGTCGGCCATCAGCAATACCTTCAGTCCCATCGAACGGTAATACTCAGCCAAAGACATTGCTGTATATACAGATGCTTCACGGGCGGCTACCGGCATGTTTGAAGTATTTGCAATAATAATGGTACGCTCCATCAATTTGCGTCCTGTATGCGGGTCCACCAATTCCGGGAATTCTGTAAAGATTTCCACTACCTCGTTGGCACGTTCACCACAAGCCGCGATAATTACGATATCCGCTTCTGCCTGTTTGGAAATAGCATGCTGAAGCACTGTCTTGCCTGTACCGAACGGACCGGGGATAAATCCTGTACCACCTTCTACAATCGGGTTCAGCGTATCAATAACACGTACACCGGTCTCCAACAATTTGAAAGGACGCGGTTTTTCTTTATAATTCGTCATAGCCCGTTTCACCGGCCATTTCTGAATCATAGTCACCGGAATGTCATTTCCTTCCTCGTCTGTCAGAATAGCAATTGTATCTTCTATTTTATAATCCCCTTCGGGCATAATCGTTTTTACGGTAGCCGTTCCATTCATAGTAAACGGAGCCATAATTTTCAGCGGCTGGAAGTTTTCATCCACTTGTCCCAGCCATGCGGAAGCCACCACTTTATCACCGGCGCTCACCATCGGAACAAAATGCCATATACGTTCTTTATCCAACGGATATGTATATTGTCCTCTTTTCAGGAAAACACCGTCCATCTTGTCAAGGTCGTTTTGCAGACCGTCATAGTTTTTCGATAACATACCCGGACCCAAGGTCACTTCAAGCATGTGTCCTGTAAATTCGGCTTCGGCGCCCACCTTCAGTCCACGTGTGCTTTCGAACACCTGAACATACACATGCGAACCTACAACCTTAATCACCTCCGCCATCAATCTATCGCCACCGGTAGAGATATAACAAATCTCATTCTGAGCTACCGGGCCGTCAACGACGAGGGTCACCATGTTGGCAATAACGCCACTAACAGTTCCTTTTGTTGCCATATATTTTTTTTAATTTATTATCTGAATTCTGCGGGAATCTGTACCTCATTCTTCAGCGATTCAATAATGCTTCGGAACAATTGATTTCCTCTTTCCTTATCCAATGAAATCCAACGCTCAATCATTTCCAGCTTCAGTAAGAAAGCGAAAATACGTTCTACAGTGAAATAATCGAAGAAGATAGCATCTTCCATCCAGTTCCACCGCAGAGCATCCAATTTCTTTTCACGTTCCACCAGTTCCGTAATCTCACTGGTCTTCACCAACGATTCAAAAACATCCACTTCACCGGACAAACCAAAATCGCGGGCACTGGATGTACGCAAAGCTTCGCACACTTCCGTATTTCCTACAATATGGGAAGCAATATCCCATTTGAATTTACGGGCTGTAAATGCAACAAGAATATTATTAATGTTCAGATTGAATTCAAACCAGGAAGAGACGAACTTATTTCCGCATTTCATAGCATGTTCATAATACAGAGCAGCCAGATGGTCTTCCTGCAACACTATGCTTTCAGCCGGAGTATTCAGATAGTCGGAAATAAAAGTAGATAAATAGGAAGGGAATTCTTTAGGACTGATCTCACCGCCTTCTTTCAGAATAGAAATATACTCGGTGAGTTCCGCAGCAGAATAGTTTCCCCGTCTGTCTATTTCCGCCTCTTTGTCTTTGAGGAGTTTCAACACGTTGGCATTATCAAACTTCAGATAGAACAGGTCAATCAACTTCTGGTCTGAAGCAGACAATCCACTGTAGATTTCGGTTTTAAAATCGGCTACTGTATAGCTCAGTTTACTGTCCTCCAGAGTGAGTTCCGGCAAACCGGCTACCAAGTAATAGTATTTACTACTCATAGTCGCTTCTTTTAAAATAGCATTTCTACCAATTGAGGACGCAAGAACGCTTTGAAGTAATTCATGAATTCTTCTTCTCCGAAGTTCACCTTATATGAACCGTCCGCCGGAGAAACCGTGAATAAAGTTTTGATACCGTTCACTTGTTCGATCGTCACACCTTTAT
This sequence is a window from Bacteroides thetaiotaomicron VPI-5482. Protein-coding genes within it:
- a CDS encoding V-type ATP synthase subunit B, yielding MATKAFQKIYTKITQITKATCSLKATGVGYDELATVNGKLAQVVKIAGDDVTLQVFEGTEGIPTNAEVVFLGKSPTLKVSEQLAGRFFNAFGDPIDGGPEIEGQEVEIGGPSVNPVRRKQPSELIATGIAGIDLNNTLVSGQKIPFFADPDQPFNQVMANVALRAETDKIILGGMGMTNDDYLYFKNVFSNAGALDRIVSFMNTTENPPVERLLIPDMALTAAEYFAVNNNEKVLVLLTDMTSYADALAIVSNRMDQIPSKDSMPGSLYSDLAKIYEKAVQFPSGGSITIIAVTTLSGGDITHAVPDNTGYITEGQLFLRRDSDIGKVIVDPFRSLSRLKQLVTGKKTRKDHPQVMNAAVRLYADAANAKTKMENGFDLTNYDERTLAFAKDYSNQLLAIDVNLDTTEMLDVAWGLFGEYFRPEEVNIKKELVDQYWPKGE
- a CDS encoding V-type ATP synthase subunit A, with translation MATKGTVSGVIANMVTLVVDGPVAQNEICYISTGGDRLMAEVIKVVGSHVYVQVFESTRGLKVGAEAEFTGHMLEVTLGPGMLSKNYDGLQNDLDKMDGVFLKRGQYTYPLDKERIWHFVPMVSAGDKVVASAWLGQVDENFQPLKIMAPFTMNGTATVKTIMPEGDYKIEDTIAILTDEEGNDIPVTMIQKWPVKRAMTNYKEKPRPFKLLETGVRVIDTLNPIVEGGTGFIPGPFGTGKTVLQHAISKQAEADIVIIAACGERANEVVEIFTEFPELVDPHTGRKLMERTIIIANTSNMPVAAREASVYTAMSLAEYYRSMGLKVLLMADSTSRWAQALREMSNRMEELPGPDAFPMDISAIISNFYGRAGYVKLNNDETGSITFIGTVSPAGGNLKEPVTENTKKVARCFYALEQDRADKKRYPAVNPIDSYSKYIEYPEFEEYIKDHINDEWIGKVNELKTRLQRGKEIAEQINILGDDGVPVEYHVIFWKSELIDFVILQQDAFDEVDSVTPMERQEAILNMIIDICHTEFEFENFNEVMDYFKKMINVCKQMNYSKFKSEQYEGFQQQLKELIAERSVK
- a CDS encoding DUF2764 domain-containing protein produces the protein MSSKYYYLVAGLPELTLEDSKLSYTVADFKTEIYSGLSASDQKLIDLFYLKFDNANVLKLLKDKEAEIDRRGNYSAAELTEYISILKEGGEISPKEFPSYLSTFISDYLNTPAESIVLQEDHLAALYYEHAMKCGNKFVSSWFEFNLNINNILVAFTARKFKWDIASHIVGNTEVCEALRTSSARDFGLSGEVDVFESLVKTSEITELVEREKKLDALRWNWMEDAIFFDYFTVERIFAFLLKLEMIERWISLDKERGNQLFRSIIESLKNEVQIPAEFR